The Macaca fascicularis isolate 582-1 chromosome 11, T2T-MFA8v1.1 genomic sequence ATTGTACTATTGGGCCTTTGGCTCTGCTGCCTGCTTGGGGTTGTTGGTGAGACTTGGAAGGGGCAGCCCCCGCTGGCTTCTTGGTTTTGTGGTTGCCAGCCTTTGGTCATCCTTTTAATCTTTGCTGACAGTTCAGTCCTGTCTGTACTGTGTCTCCATAGCCCTGGTGTGGTCCCCCTTCTTTCTCCACTGTACAGAAGAGCCACCACTGGGATGGGGAATAAAGTTGAGAACGTGAGTTTGGGCTGAGCCATCTCTCCCTTTTCTTGTTTCTGCCCTGATGTGTTAACACTTTCTGGCATTCCTCTGAGGACACAGGTGTGTGTGGAGGGCATTGCTCCAAGATGAGAGGGGTGGGTGGATGGGATTAAAGATGTATTAAAATGGACAGATTTTGCACTTGACTGGCTATTCACACAAAGCAGGTGTTACCCAGATGTGGCCATAGCCAATCCCATGAATGAAGGTGCATGGTAGGGTGAGGGTCTGTTGCTTTTGGATGTGACTGAGCTGCTCCTCCCTTTCCCGCCCACCAATCAACTCCCTATTTcaacacttccaaactcactttcctcttttttttttttttttttgtaaacttttgttttgcagattattttatcacccaggtattaagcctagtacccattagttatttttctgatcctctccctcttcctaccCTCCAGAAAGCCCCAGTGgcgttgttcccctctgtgtgtccatgtgttctcgtcatgtagctcccacttacaagtgagaacatgtaacaTGTGAGAAcatgttggttttctgttcccgtgttatcTCCACCTTTTCTAAGGAAGCTATGACATCCCTGGCCTTTATGTTGTCTGGTCTTGCTTCACCGTGGCCCCAGAGAGTACCTTCTCTGTCTTCATAGAGCACACAGATCCCCATGTGCACCAGAAAGGTCATTTGATGTGGGTCATGTCTGGAGACAGATTGGCCAACTTGAGACAGTCTGGTATCTGGTGACACTTCTTCCAGCTTGGGCTGGTCATTGCCTCCATCACTCACATTCATTTCTACACTCGCATACTCAAGCCCCCATTGTGTGCTATGCTCTCATCGATACAGTCCATGCTTTACAATGCTTTTTGGCTGCTTCTGGGCCAGTTCTAACCAGACTAAATGAGGTGTGTGTAGGGAGGGATGCTAAGGGAGAaatggggtgggagtggggtatCTCGTCCATGGTCCTGGAGCAGTGTAGGTAGTCAGGATGACCAGGAAGTGTTTGCACTTGGAATGCGCTTTTCCCATTCCAAGTTACCCTTGGCCATGTGATGTTTCTACTCTTGATCTCTGGGTCATCAGAGAGTTGGAGGACTCAGGAGGGGGGTTTATAGTTGAAGAAGGCCAATTTCTAGCAAGTCCTTGATAGCATATGACACCCCACTTGGCCTGCTGCAGTCTGGGGACTCTTCTTGTTTTTCTACCAGACGACCATCAGCTAATCTAATCCCTTCTGAGGGGACTGGTACAGGTGTTGGCTGGcagtgactttattttttaaaagaggactCAAGGCTTGCTACAGAATTTGCAACAGAATTGTACAAGAATTGCTACAGGTCCCGCTACAGACCTGGCAGGAGGGTTTTGCTTCTCTGTCCGCTTTTCCAGTCTCTCTGCTTTTCTGCAGCTGAACTCTGCTTCACTCTCCCACCCTGGCTTGGCTGTGGGACACCTAGCTGGCAATGGGCCACCCTGGTAGACAGGACAGTAATATTCCCCTCCCTTATGACATTGCGATTTTCTGAAGTGGGGGACTGATTTATCCGGAGTCAGGACTGGAGTCCTGGTGGATCAAATCTGTGCTCTCCCATTGGTCTGTAAATGTGACTCTCCTTGGCCTATGGGGCCTGAGAAAAGGAGTGGAGGTGGGCCTTGAATTCCCcatgctctgctctgctctgctgtACCTGAATGTCCCCCTGCTGTGGAGTGTGCAGGAGGCGTTGGCCTGCTTGTCCAGCTCCAGGAGGCTTCTGAAGGGGATGATGGACGAGGAAGGGTGGGACTCACTCTTATGGCTGCTCATGTGCCTCCTGGCTCAGCAGCCACCTGGGCCCCCTAGCACCATAGAACTTTGGTCTCGGGACAAAAAACTCAAGAATGGGGACAATCACCTTTGTCTTGTGTCCTGCTCAGAGGGGCAGCACCCCAGCCTGCAGCTGGGATGGGGTCTGAGGATCTTCTCAGGGCTCTGCCTAGGTGTACCTCTTGGCCCACTTTACGAAGGGGAGGGACTCTTGGGGACATGGCTTCTGGTTTTGGCTGACTGGACTCGCATGGGGGTGCCTGTGGGCCTTGGGGATGAAAAGAAATACGATGGGCCCAGAGTCTGGGCCTGTGGAGAAAGGGCCGTAGCCACAACGGCTGGAGCTCTTTGTCTAGGAAGTGCCCGAGCGCTCTGTGCAAGGGGTAGGGGCGTAGGACGCCTGGGGTCCGCCCCTTGGTTCCCTCCCCCCGACGCAGCCTCCGGCCCGCCCGCCAGTCTGGGCTCCCGCACATCTGGCGATCCCGCCACATCTGGGCAGCCGGCGCTGGAGCATGAACGGCTCTCAGGCGGGCGCGGCGGCTCAGGCCGCCTGGCTGAGCTCCTGCTGTAACCAGTCGGGGTCGCCGCCAGAGCCCCCCGAGGGGCCGCTCGCGGTGCAGGCGGCGGTGCTCGGCGTGCTGTCCCTGCTGGTGCTTTGCGGGGTCCTGTTCCTGGGCGGCGGCCTCCTCCTCCGCGCCCAGGGCCTGACAGCGCTGCTGGCCCGCGAGCAGCGCGCGTCCCGCGAGCCCGAGCCCGGCAGTGCCAGCGGAGAGGACGGCGACGACGACGACGACTCCTAGGCGCCCAGCTGCGCTCGGAGGTCGCGGCCTCCAGGCGGCCCCTGACTCCCAGCGGTCCGGAGCATGCCCGACGGCTGCTGCGGTCGCAATCCCTTACCCGAAGCGGCGCGCCTCGCACAGGTGAGAGGGAGGGTAGCGGGAGTGTGGGCGCGAGGGTCCGGGGGGCTACAGTAGCTTCCTTACTGAGGAGGCTTCTTGGGGCGCAGCAAGGCACCTGTCTGGGGAATGGGCTCTTCAGCGACTCCGGTTCCCACCTCTGTAAGTCCACGGCCGGCCGGTGGGGCTGCAGCCACCCAGGTGTGCGGAATCAGGAGGAGGCCGCCCCGCCCGGGATTGTGTCTCCTGCAGCTCCGGCCCCCTCCTCCCATCTTAAATGTTCCAGCATTAAGCTTTTTTTCTAGGAACAGAGGCTGCTGTGTAACTGTGGGGTGgttgtggaggcaggaggatgacagAGGAGGGAGTCTAGAGGCCACAGTGTGCTTTGGGGGCTTCTTCCTTAGCCCCCACCCTCAACCCCACGGTCTGCATCTGCCCCGGCCCCTATAGGTCCTAGGCCCAACTCTGCGGGCCCCAGCACTGCCCACTCCACGGGGCTGAGGAGATAGGCAGACAGCACCAGCCTTTGGCCTCAGCTGCCTGAAACCTTTTCCCTGGAAGGGGGCTTGTGGGAGATTCCTTTTCTGGCCTCCCTCTTGAGACAGGGAGAGGAGTGTGGTCATGTTTGAGGGCAGAGCCAGGGGCCTGGGTGGCCCTGGGGAATGGGGAGGTGTGTGGAAGGCCCTTCTCTGGACCCTGCTCAGGTCGTGGGGGCgggggtgagggggtgaggggtgggggagtAGATGTAGCCCAGACAAAGAgctttgtgtggtgtgtgttgcgGGGTGTGGATGGCAGGGTTCCTGACAGCTGGGGGGCCTCAGAAGCGCTGCTCCAGGAAGTAGGGCTGAGGACTCCCAGCTGTGGGGGCTCTGTCTgggtgtctcgctctgtctttccAAGGACAGGAGCCATCTGGAGGGAAGGGCCTGGGTGGCCTGAGGACAAGGTAACTACAGGCGAAAGCCACCTGGGACAGCCACAGGGACTGGAGAGGCCTTCTCTGTTCCTTCCCTCTGTTCAGCTTTGCACCTAGGAGCCCCTGGGGGTTTCTGTGGGTGGAAGTGTTTGTTTGTCAGGGGTGACTTTGGCCTCTCTTGCCCCCTCCCCGATTCTGGAGCCCCTGCCCTGCTTATCTGGGGTAGGGCAGGGTCCCAGTTTCTATTCGAGAAAGGAGTCAGGCTGGGTGCCTgtgaggggcagggggaggatGCGGGCAGGTGCAGCTAAGCAGCTGCGAAGCTGACGACGACGTGTGATCCCTGCCCAGCAGCCCAGGATTTGGCGCTAATCCTGGGCAGCGGCGCCACACTGGCCTTGCTGAGCCAGGGACTTCTCACCTCAGGGTCCCCTCCTATCCCCTACCCTGCCCCCTAGGAGGGAGGGTTGTCCAGCGCCctgaggggtgtgtgtggtgtgtctgttaCTGCACCTGGCACAAGCAGGGGGTTGGGCCCAGGGGACATCACCCCCCTCCCTTTGCTGGGGGAGAGGGTGGGAACTTCCTCTCTTGATTATACCTCGTTTCACCCAGCTGCCTTGCCTGTCACCCTCTGGCCCCACACTCCTCTCCTTTCCCAGCTGGGAGAGAGGGTCTCCAGATCACTGGGAACCCCTTCCTTTTATACGTGGGGAAGCTCAGAGAACAGTAAGTGACATGCTCACATTAATGACAGAGCTGGAAGCAGACCCTGGCCCTGATTCCAAGTTCAAGCCCCATTCTGGCGCTTGGGGGCCCCTCTTGCTCtgtcctcttcccttccctgcttTCTCATCACTCTTGAGATGCTGGTGCAAAACACGGCCTCTCTTCATACATTTGCGAATCAGGGATGGACCCCCAAACCCCTGTGTCACTGCCCCCTTCCCATCCCGCTTCCCTGGGGCCCTGCCTACCTTCTTGCTGTGGGGAGCAGTCTTCCAGATGCCGGCAGCAGCTCCTCAGCCAGCTGGGCTCAGCTTTCCTGGCCTGAACCTGAGGGGGGATGGGCTTAGAGGGTCAGCTGGAATAAACATCCgtggaaaaaaaatcccagcGGTCAGAGCTGAGGGATCAGGGCCGAAGGCTGATGACCTTCCGTTTGGCCTTTGGGCTCAAGTTCCCGTGGTGTGAGGGTGTAGAGTGATTTGGTGTTAGGAAGGGCTGTGCCCCCAGCATCATCGTGTCTGCTCACACCCAggacagggctggggcaggggtgtAGAGGTGGGGGCAAAGGCTTTCTTCATCCAACTTCCTCCTGTTGCTGTTTCTGAGCCTAGTGCTTGGAGGGCAGGGTGTGGGGTGTGCCTGGGACCTCAGTGTTCCTACGGGAAAGGACTGAGATGTTTGCCGTGGAACTCTGACCCTGGTCAAGGCTGTCAGGCTGAGTGGGCAGGAAAGAATGTGGAAAATTGGGAAGTGGGTGCTGCTGTTACCCCATCAGGCTCCAGCTGGGAGTGAGAGGTGGGGGATGGGTGCAGGTCTGAGTGCCAGGGAGAGAAGCCAGGCACCTGGACTCCTAGCCAGCTCACTTAGCCTGCACTGTCCATAGGGGAAGGGCTGGAGCGGCTGATGGGTTCAGATCTTGCCCTAaccttcctccagcccctgagATTTTCCCTAAGCTGGGAAAGGCTGTGAGGTTTATGGAGTCCATTCCTCAGTCTCCACATAGTGCAGCTCCCTCTCCAACAAAGACACGGGGGTGGCTCTCTCTACAGATTCCTGAGCCCCGCATCATCTGCCAACCAGAGAGCTCTCCTGCTGCTGCTCTGGGGGTCCCCTGCCACCTTCAGCCCATTCTTGCTGCAGATGAAAGACTGGGAGATACCTGGCTTATGGTGAGACTTCAACCTGGGATCCTTGCACCCAGCCACTGCCTCTGAACTGCTCCACTGGACCTCCGGAAGTGCTCAGTGTGGGCCTGGACTTGGGAGACTTGCACTCCCAGCCCACTTGGGACCTGCTGCATGTCCTGGGCACTGACGTGGTCACACATCCTGGACGCCTGGTGCAGCAGGTGCTGGCTGTGCCCCCTGCCTTCTGGCCTCTGAGGACATGAGTGCAGCACTTGTCCTGTCAGGTGTGAGGCAGCAATGGTCTGACAGTGACTGGCCCCTGCTGCAAGTCAGTGCCTCCCATTTGCAGGCCTGCAGTGCCCCCACAATCCAGGAATGCTGCATCACTTTCTGTGGCCTGTTATTAAATATGCTGGTAATGCAAGCTTCAGGTCTACAGTCTATGTCTCCAGCCCTTGACTCTAGGAATTAATTGTTTGTTCCCCAACTCTCCTCCAGTTTTACCTGTTTCTAGCAGATATAGCAACCCCAGCCCCTGTCCCCTGGCCTCTCCTCAGTGGTGGCTTTTCCCCTTGCACCCTCAGATCCACATCTTCCCAGGGTGGGTGTGAAGTGGGGCAGAAAGCCACCCTCACGCCAGCACTCGGCTGCAGCCCTGTGGCCAGTGTGGGCAAGAGCACCGCTTCATTCAACCAGTCACTGTTGGGGTCTGTTTCATCAGAGTCCAGCCTGAGCCTTGGCTTTGAGATGAGAGTGGGTTTCGTGAGCATGTGCATGGAATTCTAGATTGCAAAACCTTCCTAAACCTCagtctttttgtttataaaatgtaggTGACAATATCATAGGTTTGTCATTGATCAAATTGGTAACATgcttatttattgaaaaaagtcTTTCTGCCTAGTAATCATCCTGTGGCATAATTATTTTCCCTGAACCTGACCATCCctagagaggagagaagagaagaggagaaaagagaagagaagaggagaggagagaagaggtaTAGAACCAACCCTCTATTCCTGGGAAcactcattttattctcttttccatGAGTATTTACTGAGTGACTGCTCCGTGCCAGGCATACTCTGGGACGTGGGGATGAGGAAATAAACAAGACagggctgggtgcgatggctcacacctgtaatcccaacactgtgggaggccgaggcgggtggatcatgaggtcaggagtttgagaccagcctgaccaacatggtgaaaccccatctctactaagaatacaaaaattagttgggtgtggtggtgcgtgcctataatggggagaattgcttgaatccaggaggcagaggttgcagtgagctgagatcctgccactgaactccagcctgggtaacagagcaagactccatctcaaaacaacaacaacaaaaaaacccacacacacacacacacaaaacaagacagaaacCCTGCCCCTGAAGAGCTCACAGTCCAGTAAAGAGTGGTGCTTACAAAACTGAAGTTAAAATAGACAATGAAAAGAGCCCAGAGTGACAGAGCCGAGAGCAGAGAGTGAGAGCTCTGCTGGGATTAGCAAAGCACAACTCACAGAGGAGGTGGCATCACCACTGGGCATTCGCCTGGGCAAGAAGGGGGCaagagcatttcaggcagagatTTGGAGGTGTGAAGCAGCAAG encodes the following:
- the SMIM41 gene encoding small integral membrane protein 41 — translated: MNGSQAGAAAQAAWLSSCCNQSGSPPEPPEGPLAVQAAVLGVLSLLVLCGVLFLGGGLLLRAQGLTALLAREQRASREPEPGSASGEDGDDDDDS